In Actinoplanes sp. NBC_00393, a single genomic region encodes these proteins:
- a CDS encoding PhzF family phenazine biosynthesis protein → MTEIQRYAAFSTDPAGGNPAGVVLDASGLDDAEMLAIAAGLGYSETAFVTGRPGGDGYRVRYFSPLAEVPFCGHATVATAAALGPGEHRFETNAGTVPVVVDESGVATLTSVDPHVSDLPADDLAALLATLRWSAGDLDPALPPKVAYAGAYHPVLAVTSRRRLARLDYDVPALKALMTERGWTTVQLMFRAGPAEFDVRNPFPVGGVYEDPATGAAAAAFGGYLRALGLVEPDATVLLRQGDDLGRPSRITVRLVPGEAGVRVSGAAVAIPGQPAPGKENAAVAIPE, encoded by the coding sequence ATGACAGAGATTCAGCGGTACGCGGCCTTCAGCACCGATCCGGCGGGCGGCAACCCGGCCGGCGTCGTCCTGGACGCATCCGGCCTCGACGACGCGGAGATGCTCGCGATCGCGGCCGGCCTCGGCTATTCGGAGACCGCCTTCGTGACCGGCCGTCCCGGCGGCGACGGCTACCGGGTGCGCTACTTCAGCCCGCTCGCCGAGGTGCCGTTCTGCGGCCACGCCACGGTGGCCACCGCGGCCGCACTCGGTCCGGGTGAGCACCGGTTCGAGACGAACGCCGGTACCGTGCCCGTCGTCGTGGATGAGTCCGGGGTGGCGACGCTGACCAGCGTGGACCCGCACGTGTCGGACCTCCCCGCCGACGATCTGGCGGCCCTGCTCGCGACGCTGCGCTGGTCCGCCGGCGATCTCGACCCGGCTCTGCCGCCGAAGGTCGCGTACGCCGGCGCGTACCACCCGGTCCTGGCCGTGACCAGCCGCCGGCGCCTGGCCCGCCTGGACTACGACGTGCCGGCGCTCAAAGCGCTGATGACCGAGCGTGGCTGGACCACCGTGCAGCTGATGTTCCGGGCCGGTCCGGCCGAGTTCGACGTGCGCAACCCGTTCCCGGTCGGCGGCGTCTACGAGGACCCGGCCACCGGCGCTGCCGCCGCGGCGTTCGGCGGCTACCTGCGGGCGCTGGGCCTGGTCGAGCCGGACGCCACAGTGCTGCTGCGGCAGGGCGACGACCTGGGCCGCCCGAGCCGGATCACCGTGCGGCTGGTCCCGGGCGAGGCCGGTGTCCGCGTCAGCGGAGCAGCCGTGGCGATCCCGGGACAGCCCGCACCCGGCAAGGAAAACGCGGCTGTCGCGATCCCGGAATAG
- a CDS encoding PPOX class F420-dependent oxidoreductase, producing the protein MTTTEFDPRSLLAESKLSVLATIKADGRPQLSPVTHYYDRERELIYVSVVEGRAKTVNLRRDPRATLEVTSKDGWSWATVEGIATLTGPAADPNGPEVDALVDYYRRAAGEHPDWDEYRSVMVSDRRVLLTISVDHVYGARLG; encoded by the coding sequence ATGACGACAACGGAGTTCGATCCGCGCTCGCTGCTGGCCGAGAGCAAGCTCAGTGTCCTCGCGACGATCAAGGCGGACGGGCGTCCGCAGCTCTCCCCGGTCACCCACTACTACGACCGGGAGCGGGAGCTGATCTACGTCTCCGTGGTCGAGGGCCGGGCCAAGACCGTCAACCTGCGCCGCGACCCCCGCGCCACCCTGGAGGTGACCAGCAAGGACGGCTGGTCCTGGGCGACCGTCGAGGGCATCGCCACGCTCACCGGCCCGGCGGCCGACCCGAACGGCCCCGAGGTGGACGCGCTGGTCGACTACTACCGGCGGGCCGCCGGCGAGCACCCGGACTGGGACGAGTACCGGTCGGTGATGGTGTCCGACCGCCGCGTGCTGCTCACCATCAGCGTCGACCACGTCTACGGGGCCCGGCTGGGCTGA
- a CDS encoding ABC-F family ATP-binding cassette domain-containing protein encodes MSATMIARELAAGHGDRTLFSGLDLVVAPGDVIGLVGVNGAGKTTLLRTLAALIPVESGSVSLSPPTANVGYLPQERERRAGESVRDFLARRTGVGAAQAAMDAAAEDLAEGTAGADDRYAAALERWLDLGGADLEERAEQTAGELGLTGILDLPMTALSGGQAARAGMASLLLSRYDLYLLDEPTNDLDLDGLARLEAFMTGLRAGAVLVSHDREFLTRTVTKVLELDLAQHQVNLYGGGYASYLEERARARAHAREQFDEYAEKKEDLLERARMQRAWMEKGVRNARRKATDNDKIVKAHRGETSEKQAAKARQTERLIERLEVVEEPRKEWELRMEIAAAPRAGAVVATLRDAVVRRGDFALGPVTLQIDWADRVAITGANGAGKSTLLAALLGRVPLDEGDRHLGPGVVVGEVDQARGLFLGDEPLVRAFGAAVPSFADADVRTLLAKFGLKAAHVMRPAESLSPGERTRAALALLQARGVNLLVLDEPTNHLDLPAIEQLESALSSYTGTLLLVTHDRRMLEAVATDRHLEVADGKVSG; translated from the coding sequence ATGAGCGCCACGATGATCGCCCGGGAACTCGCCGCGGGGCACGGCGACCGCACCCTCTTCTCGGGACTCGACCTGGTGGTCGCGCCCGGTGACGTGATCGGCCTGGTCGGGGTCAACGGAGCAGGCAAGACGACGCTTCTGCGTACCCTCGCGGCGTTGATCCCGGTGGAGAGCGGAAGTGTCTCGCTGAGCCCGCCCACCGCCAACGTCGGCTATCTGCCGCAGGAGCGGGAGCGCCGCGCCGGCGAATCGGTGCGGGACTTCCTGGCCCGGCGGACCGGCGTGGGCGCCGCGCAGGCGGCGATGGATGCCGCCGCCGAGGACCTGGCGGAAGGCACGGCAGGAGCCGATGATCGGTACGCGGCCGCGCTCGAACGCTGGCTCGACCTCGGCGGCGCCGACCTGGAGGAACGCGCCGAGCAGACCGCCGGGGAGCTGGGCCTGACCGGCATCCTGGACCTGCCGATGACCGCGCTCTCCGGCGGCCAGGCGGCCCGGGCCGGCATGGCGTCGCTGCTGCTCAGCCGCTACGACCTGTACCTTCTCGACGAGCCGACCAACGACCTGGACCTGGACGGGCTGGCCCGCCTGGAGGCCTTCATGACCGGGCTGCGGGCCGGTGCCGTGCTGGTCAGCCACGACCGCGAGTTCCTCACCCGCACCGTCACGAAGGTCCTGGAACTCGACCTCGCCCAGCATCAGGTGAACCTGTACGGCGGCGGCTACGCCAGCTACCTGGAGGAGCGGGCCCGGGCTCGGGCGCACGCGCGGGAACAGTTCGACGAATACGCGGAGAAGAAGGAAGACCTCCTCGAGCGCGCCCGGATGCAGCGGGCCTGGATGGAGAAGGGCGTGCGCAACGCCCGGCGCAAGGCCACCGACAACGACAAGATCGTCAAGGCGCACCGCGGCGAGACCAGCGAGAAGCAGGCCGCGAAGGCCCGGCAGACCGAGCGGCTGATCGAGCGGCTCGAGGTGGTCGAGGAGCCGCGCAAGGAGTGGGAACTGCGGATGGAGATCGCCGCCGCGCCCCGTGCCGGTGCGGTGGTGGCCACGCTGCGCGACGCGGTGGTACGCCGCGGCGACTTCGCCCTCGGCCCGGTGACACTGCAGATCGACTGGGCCGACCGGGTGGCCATCACCGGCGCGAACGGCGCCGGCAAGTCCACCCTGCTCGCCGCCCTGCTCGGCCGGGTCCCGCTGGACGAGGGCGACCGGCATCTCGGTCCGGGTGTGGTGGTCGGCGAGGTCGACCAGGCGCGCGGCCTGTTCCTCGGTGACGAGCCGCTGGTCCGGGCGTTCGGCGCGGCCGTACCCTCCTTCGCCGACGCCGACGTGCGCACCCTGCTCGCCAAGTTCGGCCTGAAGGCGGCCCACGTGATGCGCCCCGCCGAGTCGCTCTCCCCCGGCGAACGCACCCGTGCCGCCCTGGCCCTGCTGCAGGCGCGCGGCGTGAACCTGCTGGTCCTGGACGAGCCGACGAACCACCTCGACCTACCGGCGATCGAGCAGCTGGAGTCCGCGCTGTCCAGTTACACCGGCACGTTGCTGCTGGTCACCCACGACCGCCGGATGCTGGAGGCGGTGGCCACCGACCGGCACCTGGAGGTCGCCGACGGCAAGGTCAGCGGCTGA